Proteins encoded by one window of Tunturibacter psychrotolerans:
- a CDS encoding alpha-galactosidase, producing MAMRKVRFVLTMCVAIIAVAVMPSSGRALDNGLAKTPPMGWNSWNKFGCKGLNEKVVRETADTMVSSGMKDAGYQFVILDDCWQTGRDASGNIVADAERFPSGIKALADYVHSKGLKFGIYSDAGTMTCAKRLGSIGHEYQDAKQYANWGVDYLKEDWCNTLPGQNSESSYTLMRNALAESGRPIVFSICEWGSTKPWLWAGSIGNLWRATGDIQDCWDCKKDWGGNGVTQIIDQMNGLETFAGPGHWNDPDMLEVGNGGMTKEEYRAHFSMWALFSAPLLAGNDISNMTADTKEILLNKEVIAIDQDPLGRQGRRVKKTGDQEIWSKQLQDGSRAVVLLNRGPAPTKIAVSWTDIGYPDSLSASVRNLWTANDLGKQTGAYSAEVPSHGVVMLTIKP from the coding sequence ATGGCAATGCGTAAAGTTCGTTTCGTTTTGACTATGTGTGTGGCGATCATCGCAGTCGCTGTGATGCCATCCTCAGGGCGAGCCCTGGATAACGGACTGGCGAAGACGCCGCCGATGGGATGGAACAGCTGGAACAAGTTCGGCTGTAAGGGGCTCAATGAAAAAGTCGTGCGCGAGACCGCAGACACAATGGTCAGCAGCGGCATGAAGGATGCCGGCTACCAATTCGTCATCCTCGACGACTGCTGGCAGACAGGCCGTGACGCAAGCGGCAACATCGTCGCTGACGCGGAGCGCTTCCCCTCCGGCATCAAGGCGCTCGCCGACTACGTCCACTCAAAAGGGTTGAAGTTTGGCATCTACAGCGATGCCGGCACCATGACCTGCGCCAAGCGTCTCGGAAGCATCGGCCACGAGTACCAGGACGCAAAACAATATGCGAACTGGGGCGTCGACTACCTCAAAGAAGACTGGTGCAACACCCTGCCTGGACAGAACAGCGAATCCTCCTACACCTTGATGCGCAACGCGCTCGCCGAGTCTGGACGACCCATCGTCTTCAGCATCTGCGAGTGGGGGTCGACCAAGCCCTGGCTTTGGGCCGGATCGATCGGAAACCTGTGGCGCGCCACAGGAGACATTCAAGATTGTTGGGACTGCAAAAAAGATTGGGGCGGCAACGGCGTCACACAAATCATCGACCAGATGAATGGGCTGGAGACCTTCGCCGGACCAGGCCATTGGAATGATCCGGACATGCTCGAGGTCGGCAACGGCGGCATGACTAAAGAAGAATATCGCGCACACTTCAGCATGTGGGCTCTCTTCTCTGCGCCTTTGCTTGCGGGCAACGACATCTCCAACATGACCGCCGACACCAAGGAGATCCTTCTCAACAAAGAAGTCATCGCGATCGACCAAGACCCACTCGGCAGGCAGGGACGCAGAGTGAAAAAGACAGGTGACCAGGAGATATGGTCCAAGCAGCTACAGGATGGAAGCCGCGCCGTCGTCCTTCTCAACCGCGGCCCCGCGCCGACGAAGATCGCTGTCTCATGGACCGACATCGGCTATCCCGATAGCCTCTCCGCATCGGTTCGAAACCTGTGGACAGCAAACGATCTCGGCAAGCAAACCGGAGCGTACTCCGCCGAGGTTCCCAGCCACGGCGTAGTCATGCTCACGATCAAGCCATAG
- the xrtJ gene encoding exosortase J — MSTLPATAEVSPLRSAGAEGLSASRAAGFAALIAILGLSTIFSTVGALWTLWTIDPLKSIGMFIPLVSFVLVLRAWRSLGWEMEGSWWGLVILVVTAAVVHIRDQAILVFVFSPKWSIYIPPHSLVAFAYGAGVVLLFGGTRLFRAALFPLILLWFVNPIPHIFNVLVDLPLQRASAHVARAFAIALGQPLSPDQLRLMFTPEFGMFIAPGCNGIRGAVTMGFIALIAGYVYRFRWYAHVAVVAGAVLLGYVFNFARLCILVLYYLVALHFHSLQSKAEMGDYVIGACLFLVGTMLLFDVVRRLSESPGQIKPPALSSVSSAGTVRGTSFYPRFAGMLVLTLFSCYGVARAYVQTHSGAAAAQRKIDDSAPGQFPERIGSYTLARSWNENLFAGPLIYHWAEYAPADGGAHVSVGVSPVMGSHDTLICHSARGEDPIWRDQLTLPTAGGAIGFSGSFFNDGATQYLEATTLCNGGSCGEYSSDRTHFGFVYSKPSSQSLLLQDAQRPIPVLLKVETIDTTLPTELARQQMTTALRSFLAFADLGGLTKPYRQ, encoded by the coding sequence GGAGGGGCTGAGCGCATCCAGGGCCGCGGGATTTGCCGCGCTTATCGCGATCCTGGGCCTGTCCACGATCTTTTCTACCGTAGGGGCTCTATGGACCTTGTGGACCATAGACCCCCTGAAGTCGATTGGAATGTTTATCCCGCTCGTCAGCTTCGTGCTGGTTTTGCGGGCCTGGCGTTCGCTCGGATGGGAGATGGAGGGAAGCTGGTGGGGCCTGGTCATCCTTGTGGTCACGGCAGCTGTCGTGCATATCCGGGATCAGGCGATTCTGGTGTTTGTCTTCTCTCCGAAGTGGTCGATTTACATTCCTCCTCATTCGCTGGTGGCCTTTGCATACGGCGCGGGGGTGGTCTTGCTGTTTGGCGGGACGCGCCTGTTTCGAGCGGCGCTATTTCCCCTCATCCTTCTGTGGTTTGTTAACCCGATTCCTCACATCTTCAACGTGCTCGTGGATCTGCCGTTGCAGCGCGCCTCGGCTCACGTGGCTCGCGCGTTCGCGATTGCGCTCGGCCAGCCTTTGAGTCCGGACCAGCTGCGGCTGATGTTCACGCCGGAGTTCGGGATGTTTATCGCTCCGGGATGCAACGGGATTCGCGGCGCGGTGACGATGGGGTTTATTGCGTTGATCGCGGGATATGTCTATCGCTTCCGCTGGTACGCGCATGTGGCAGTCGTGGCCGGAGCCGTACTACTGGGTTACGTCTTCAACTTCGCACGCCTCTGCATCCTGGTCTTGTACTATTTGGTGGCGTTGCACTTTCACTCGCTGCAGAGCAAGGCTGAGATGGGAGACTATGTCATCGGAGCGTGCCTGTTTCTGGTAGGCACCATGTTGCTGTTCGATGTTGTGCGCCGTCTGAGCGAATCTCCGGGGCAGATCAAGCCTCCCGCTCTGAGTTCGGTGTCCTCAGCCGGTACAGTGCGAGGGACTTCCTTTTATCCTCGCTTCGCAGGAATGCTTGTGCTGACGTTGTTCAGCTGTTACGGAGTTGCGCGGGCGTACGTGCAGACGCATAGTGGCGCGGCCGCCGCCCAGAGAAAGATCGACGATAGCGCCCCCGGACAGTTCCCGGAGCGAATTGGAAGTTATACATTGGCGCGCTCATGGAACGAAAACTTGTTTGCCGGTCCGCTTATCTACCATTGGGCGGAGTACGCTCCGGCGGATGGCGGAGCCCATGTGTCGGTCGGGGTGTCTCCGGTGATGGGTTCACACGATACGTTGATCTGCCACTCTGCGCGTGGGGAGGATCCGATTTGGCGGGACCAGCTAACGCTACCCACCGCTGGGGGCGCGATCGGTTTTTCGGGTTCTTTTTTCAATGACGGCGCGACCCAGTATCTCGAAGCGACTACTCTCTGCAATGGCGGTTCGTGTGGAGAATATTCGAGCGACCGCACCCACTTTGGCTTCGTCTATAGTAAGCCGAGCTCTCAGTCGTTGTTATTGCAGGATGCACAACGTCCGATTCCGGTTCTGCTGAAGGTTGAGACGATCGATACAACGCTGCCGACGGAGTTGGCGCGCCAGCAGATGACGACCGCTCTTCGCTCGTTCCTCGCTTTCGCCGATCTGGGTGGTCTTACAAAGCCTTACCGTCAGTAA
- a CDS encoding NHL repeat-containing protein, whose amino-acid sequence MKILLRNSQGLFKAVMAGALACSLAGCGGGGTTSTPPPVTPPPVTPPPVTPPPVTPPPVTPPPVTPPPVTPPPVTPPPVSNPGVSFSGKALAGSQPIVGAAVQLYAAGTTGNGSAATALLSSALTSDSTGAFTVVAGYSCPAATSQIYVVVRGGQVGSAVANSAITLASALGACNQIAADSQFVINEVTTAATAWGLAQFFGTGGNVGASLTNAQGLANAVATVANLANLTTGASPGATFPPTAASPPMKVTPPMKVNAVADLLNNCTTTASGCDALFSATTPNGGTAPDNTLDAVLNLVRNPGNNVATLFAQMPPSGAPPFTPVPSKAPADWTLSINYHGGGIDKNNPSGVGVDATGNVWVSTYSGPVAEFSTTGTPMFSSGITGGGLLKSDALAVDPQGNIWVPDGGSPSVNGDFGSVTELSSTGQVLSGATGFSSGGISYPTAIAIDTNGTVWIPDYGNSRVTLLSSAGQPLSGTGGYQSLQFSFPLAVAIDASHNGWIANFGNDTVSKVSADGSRIASFASGNGPDGIAVDQRGYVWVANQTGNSISELANDGTVVSSGYSDNKASILAPQGIAIDGSGSVWVANLHSHAITELSGSAATSPVSPGTILSPAAGYASDAGFTEAYAIVVDASGNLWVTDFNNNTLTEIVGLATPVKTPLVGPPQTP is encoded by the coding sequence GTGAAAATACTTCTGCGCAACTCTCAGGGACTCTTCAAAGCGGTGATGGCTGGGGCGCTGGCTTGTTCACTTGCCGGATGTGGTGGTGGCGGTACAACTTCAACTCCACCGCCGGTAACTCCACCACCTGTAACGCCGCCTCCTGTTACGCCGCCTCCTGTTACGCCGCCTCCTGTAACCCCACCCCCTGTAACGCCGCCTCCCGTTACGCCACCGCCGGTGACTCCACCGCCTGTCAGCAATCCCGGGGTGAGTTTTTCTGGCAAAGCATTGGCGGGCTCTCAGCCGATTGTTGGAGCGGCCGTTCAGCTCTACGCTGCCGGGACCACCGGAAACGGCTCTGCCGCGACGGCTCTGCTCTCTAGCGCGCTCACCAGCGATTCGACTGGAGCCTTTACGGTGGTTGCGGGATATTCCTGTCCGGCGGCCACCTCACAGATCTACGTTGTCGTTCGTGGGGGGCAGGTCGGAAGCGCCGTAGCGAATTCAGCGATTACGCTGGCCAGCGCGCTTGGTGCCTGCAACCAGATTGCGGCCGATTCTCAGTTTGTCATCAACGAGGTGACGACCGCTGCTACGGCGTGGGGGCTTGCCCAGTTCTTCGGCACTGGAGGCAATGTCGGGGCGAGTTTGACGAACGCGCAGGGTTTGGCGAATGCGGTGGCAACGGTTGCGAATCTCGCGAACCTTACGACAGGAGCTTCGCCGGGAGCGACTTTTCCGCCGACCGCAGCCTCTCCGCCGATGAAGGTTACTCCGCCGATGAAGGTTAATGCAGTTGCCGATCTGCTGAACAACTGTACGACTACGGCCTCAGGTTGCGATGCGCTTTTTTCTGCGACAACTCCCAATGGAGGCACGGCTCCCGACAATACGTTGGATGCGGTGCTTAACCTGGTGCGCAATCCGGGAAACAACGTCGCTACGCTGTTCGCGCAAATGCCGCCAAGTGGGGCGCCACCCTTTACGCCGGTGCCCTCCAAAGCTCCGGCCGACTGGACCCTGTCTATCAACTATCACGGCGGGGGCATCGATAAGAACAATCCTTCGGGCGTTGGCGTCGACGCTACTGGAAACGTCTGGGTGTCTACATATTCGGGTCCCGTGGCCGAGTTTTCGACGACCGGAACCCCGATGTTTTCGAGCGGCATTACCGGCGGTGGCCTACTCAAATCGGATGCGCTTGCCGTCGATCCGCAGGGTAATATCTGGGTGCCGGATGGAGGCAGTCCAAGTGTCAACGGCGATTTTGGGAGTGTGACGGAGCTGAGCTCGACGGGACAGGTGCTCTCGGGCGCGACGGGATTCAGCTCCGGTGGAATCAGCTATCCAACGGCAATCGCGATTGATACGAATGGGACGGTTTGGATACCTGATTACGGGAATTCACGGGTTACTTTGCTCTCGAGCGCAGGTCAGCCGCTATCTGGAACAGGGGGATATCAGTCGCTGCAGTTCAGCTTTCCGCTTGCGGTTGCGATTGATGCCAGCCATAACGGTTGGATCGCCAACTTTGGCAACGATACTGTTAGCAAGGTTTCTGCCGATGGGAGCCGGATAGCCAGCTTCGCGAGCGGCAATGGGCCGGATGGTATCGCGGTCGATCAACGCGGTTATGTGTGGGTCGCGAATCAAACCGGAAACAGCATCAGTGAGCTTGCCAACGATGGAACTGTTGTCTCGAGCGGCTATAGCGATAACAAGGCCAGCATACTCGCTCCGCAAGGGATTGCGATTGATGGATCGGGTAGCGTGTGGGTTGCGAATCTGCATAGCCATGCAATCACTGAACTGTCGGGTTCGGCGGCTACCTCGCCTGTCTCTCCTGGCACGATCCTGTCGCCGGCGGCTGGTTATGCGTCGGACGCCGGTTTCACGGAGGCGTATGCAATTGTGGTGGACGCCAGCGGCAATCTTTGGGTGACCGACTTCAACAACAACACGCTGACGGAGATTGTTGGGTTGGCAACTCCAGTGAAAACTCCTCTGGTGGGGCCGCCGCAGACGCCTTAG
- a CDS encoding GNAT family N-acetyltransferase produces the protein MQFRLATKEDLPSLMALVRRVVPLMRATGNLQWDETYPNEAVFQRDIDLNQLWVAAVAGNIAGVAAVTMDQEPDYKQVGWNIEEPAIVVHRLAVDPAFRGQGAAGALMQKAEEVAVERGITVLRVDTNMQNEATRRLFPKLGYVLAGEINLEFRPGLRFLCYEKRLLPK, from the coding sequence ATGCAGTTTCGGCTGGCAACAAAAGAAGATCTCCCATCGCTGATGGCCCTCGTCCGGCGTGTCGTTCCACTTATGCGTGCGACAGGAAACCTGCAGTGGGACGAAACCTACCCGAACGAAGCCGTCTTCCAGCGCGATATCGATCTAAATCAGTTGTGGGTCGCCGCGGTGGCCGGGAACATCGCCGGAGTCGCTGCTGTGACGATGGATCAGGAGCCCGACTATAAGCAGGTTGGCTGGAACATCGAGGAACCTGCGATCGTTGTACACAGGCTCGCAGTCGATCCCGCCTTTCGCGGCCAGGGGGCAGCCGGCGCCTTAATGCAAAAAGCTGAAGAGGTTGCAGTCGAGCGCGGCATCACTGTCCTCCGAGTCGACACCAACATGCAGAACGAAGCAACCCGGCGGCTCTTTCCGAAGCTCGGCTACGTTCTCGCCGGAGAGATCAACCTTGAGTTCAGGCCAGGGTTGCGCTTCCTCTGTTACGAAAAGCGATTACTTCCAAAGTGA